ATGCCGGATAAGGTGAAATATTTCCTCTGGCTGCCGCTCGAGGCGCAGAAATCGCTTTACGGCGTCAGCTGGATGTATCCCGAGGAGACCCTTGCCCGTGAGGGGTTCCGTGAGAATTATGATCGTGAGATCAAAGACCTGGGCCCGGTTATGGAGGAAGACCTCTATGCCTGGAGCAGCTGCCAGAAAGGCTATAATTCGGGCTTCTCTGCCCGCGGGCCCCTGGCTCCCGAAGAAGAGGTGATCAAGCGGCTTCAGACCTGGCTTGTGCGGAAATATGCCGCTGAGGAAGGTCGGGCACAGGCTGCCCGGCAAGCGGCTGAATGATGCAGGGCCGCCGGAGCATTCATGCAAGGATCGAGGCGATGGAGCCAGCCGGGGAAGCCATTCTCCGGCTTATCCTGAAGCCTGTTGACGCGCAGTGTTTTCCGGCATGGCAACCGGGGGCGCATGTGGATCTGATCCTGCCCACGACAGTGGGCGAGGCCGAACCGCTGATCCGCCAGTACTCAATCTGCAGCGATCCGGCAGATCTGGGCCAATACCGGCTCGGCATCCTGCGAGACGCTGGCGGACGGGGCGGCTCTGTACGGATCCATGACAAGCTGAAGCCCGGCGATGAGGTCATGATCAGCGCCCCGCGTAATCATTTTCCCTTTGCCTGCACGGGGCGGCTTTTGTTCATTGCCGGTGGTATCGGCATCACGCCGATCCTGCCAATGGTCCACGAGGCGATGGCCGCCGGGCAGGACTGGCATCTGGTTGTCGCAGCACGGAACCGGGCGCGGCTTCCGTTCCTGTCCGATCTTACATCCCTTCCACCGGAACGCGTCAGCCTGCATTGCGACGAAG
This genomic window from Gemmobacter sp. 24YEA27 contains:
- a CDS encoding PDR/VanB family oxidoreductase gives rise to the protein MEPAGEAILRLILKPVDAQCFPAWQPGAHVDLILPTTVGEAEPLIRQYSICSDPADLGQYRLGILRDAGGRGGSVRIHDKLKPGDEVMISAPRNHFPFACTGRLLFIAGGIGITPILPMVHEAMAAGQDWHLVVAARNRARLPFLSDLTSLPPERVSLHCDEEAGLLDLAGLLSAEGEGTTVYSCGPGPMLDALQALNTDAPWQLRIERFAAAPVVDSAADHGFDLNCRKSGKTLWVPADKSVLQVLREAGIRVESSCRDGVCGTCETRVLAGVPSHRDSVLTAEEREEGTFMMVCVSRAAGDFLELDI